One genomic segment of Arthrobacter sp. zg-Y1110 includes these proteins:
- a CDS encoding succinate dehydrogenase iron-sulfur subunit, which translates to MTTEIAEPASKVELPESIGGEIPSFEITLKVRRYNPEVSDEAYWDEWKLTMYGTDRVLDALHKVKWEHDGSVSFRRSCAHGVCGSDAMRINGRNRLACKTLLKDLDTSKPILVEPIKGLPVEKDLIVDMEPFFQSYREIMPFLVTKGHEPTKERLQSAEDRERFDDTTKCILCAACTSSCPVFWTDGQYFGPAAIVNAHRFIFDSRDDAGDMRLEILNDKEGVWRCRTTFNCSEACPRGIQVTKAISEVKQAILARSL; encoded by the coding sequence ATGACAACCGAAATCGCCGAGCCGGCCTCGAAGGTGGAGCTCCCCGAGTCAATCGGCGGAGAGATCCCCTCGTTCGAAATCACCTTGAAGGTCCGTCGCTACAACCCCGAGGTTTCCGACGAAGCCTACTGGGATGAGTGGAAGCTGACCATGTACGGCACGGACCGCGTGCTGGACGCACTGCACAAGGTCAAGTGGGAGCACGACGGCTCGGTTTCGTTCCGCCGTTCCTGCGCCCACGGTGTCTGCGGCTCCGATGCCATGCGCATCAACGGCCGCAACCGCCTGGCCTGCAAGACCCTGCTGAAGGACCTGGACACGTCCAAGCCCATCCTCGTCGAGCCCATCAAGGGCCTGCCGGTGGAAAAGGACCTGATCGTGGACATGGAGCCGTTCTTCCAGTCCTACCGCGAGATCATGCCGTTCCTGGTGACCAAGGGCCACGAGCCCACGAAGGAACGCCTGCAGTCCGCCGAGGACCGTGAGCGCTTCGACGACACCACCAAGTGCATCCTCTGCGCCGCGTGCACGTCCTCCTGCCCCGTCTTCTGGACCGACGGCCAGTACTTCGGCCCGGCGGCGATCGTCAACGCGCACCGCTTCATCTTCGATTCGCGTGACGACGCCGGAGATATGCGCCTGGAGATCCTGAACGACAAGGAAGGCGTGTGGCGCTGCCGCACCACCTTCAACTGCTCGGAAGCATGCCCCCGCGGCATCCAGGTCACCAAGGCCATTTCAGAGGTCAAGCAGGCCATCCTGGCCCGTTCCCTCTAA
- the sdhA gene encoding succinate dehydrogenase flavoprotein subunit, protein MQVHKYDVVIVGAGGAGMRAAIESGQRARTAVLTKLYPTRSHTGAAQGGMCAALANVEEDNWEWHTFDTVKGGDYLVDQDAAEVMAKEAIDAVLDLEKMGLPFNRTPEGRIDQRRFGGHTRDHGKAPVRRACYAADRTGHMILQTLYQNCVKHNVEFYNEYYVLDLITVVDLDGQKRVAGVISYDLATGELHIFQAKSVVFASGGAGKVYKTTSNAHTLTGDGMGIAFRRGIPLEDMEFIQFHPTGLAGLGILLSEAARGEGAILRNSEGERFMERYAPTIKDLAPRDIVARSMANEVREGRGCGPNKDYVLLDLTHLEPAHIDAKLPDITEFARTYLGVEPYTEPVPVFPTAHYVMGGIPTNIKAEVLQDNDTVIPGLYAAGEVACVSVHGSNRLGTNSLLDINVFGKRAGIYAAEYALTADFVDLPENSEMDTVNLLDHVRNSEGTERVSEIRRDLQNTMDLNMQVFRTAETIQQVLKDIASFEERYQKISVQDKGKRFNLDLLEAVELGFLLELAKVMSVAALHRTESRGGHFREDFPERDDENFMKHSMAYKVDEAENTEHTAGIRLDTKPVIFTRYEPMVRKY, encoded by the coding sequence ATGCAGGTCCATAAGTACGACGTCGTCATCGTCGGCGCAGGCGGCGCCGGTATGCGTGCCGCCATCGAATCAGGTCAGCGGGCACGTACGGCGGTACTGACCAAGCTGTACCCCACCCGCTCCCACACCGGTGCGGCGCAGGGCGGCATGTGCGCGGCCCTGGCCAATGTCGAAGAAGACAACTGGGAATGGCACACCTTCGACACCGTCAAGGGCGGTGACTACCTGGTGGACCAGGATGCAGCCGAGGTCATGGCCAAGGAAGCCATTGACGCCGTGCTGGACCTGGAAAAGATGGGCCTGCCGTTCAACCGCACGCCCGAAGGACGCATCGACCAGCGCCGCTTCGGCGGGCACACCCGTGACCACGGCAAGGCACCCGTACGCCGTGCGTGCTATGCCGCAGACCGCACGGGCCACATGATCCTGCAGACGCTGTACCAAAACTGCGTCAAGCACAACGTTGAGTTCTACAACGAGTACTACGTCCTGGACCTCATCACCGTCGTCGACCTCGACGGCCAGAAGCGGGTAGCGGGTGTCATTTCCTATGACCTCGCCACCGGCGAGCTGCACATCTTCCAGGCCAAGTCCGTCGTGTTCGCCTCCGGCGGCGCCGGCAAGGTCTACAAGACCACGTCCAACGCACACACCCTCACCGGTGACGGCATGGGCATCGCCTTCCGCCGGGGCATTCCCCTGGAGGACATGGAGTTCATCCAGTTCCACCCGACCGGCCTGGCCGGGCTGGGCATCCTCCTCTCCGAGGCCGCCCGCGGCGAAGGCGCCATCCTCCGCAACTCCGAGGGTGAACGCTTCATGGAGCGCTACGCCCCCACCATCAAGGACCTGGCGCCGCGTGACATCGTGGCCCGTTCCATGGCCAATGAGGTACGCGAGGGACGCGGCTGCGGCCCGAACAAGGACTACGTCCTGCTGGACCTGACGCACCTGGAACCGGCACACATCGATGCGAAGCTTCCGGACATCACCGAGTTTGCCCGCACCTACCTCGGTGTGGAGCCCTACACCGAACCGGTGCCGGTGTTCCCTACGGCGCACTACGTGATGGGCGGCATTCCCACCAACATCAAGGCCGAGGTACTCCAGGACAACGACACGGTAATCCCCGGACTGTACGCGGCCGGCGAAGTCGCCTGTGTGTCCGTACACGGTTCCAACCGTCTGGGCACCAACTCGCTGCTGGACATCAACGTCTTCGGCAAGCGGGCCGGCATCTACGCTGCCGAATACGCCCTAACCGCCGATTTCGTCGATCTGCCGGAGAACTCCGAAATGGACACGGTCAACCTGCTGGACCACGTCCGGAATTCGGAAGGCACCGAGCGTGTCTCCGAAATCCGCCGGGACCTGCAGAACACCATGGACCTGAACATGCAGGTGTTCCGCACCGCGGAAACCATCCAGCAGGTCCTGAAGGACATCGCTTCCTTCGAGGAGCGTTACCAGAAAATCAGCGTCCAGGATAAGGGCAAGCGCTTCAACCTCGACCTCCTCGAGGCCGTGGAGCTTGGCTTCCTCCTGGAACTGGCAAAAGTCATGAGCGTTGCCGCCCTGCACCGCACGGAATCCCGCGGCGGACACTTCCGCGAGGACTTCCCGGAGCGCGATGACGAGAACTTCATGAAGCATTCGATGGCCTACAAGGTTGACGAAGCCGAGAATACCGAGCACACCGCCGGCATCCGGTTGGACACCAAGCCGGTCATTTTCACGCGCTATGAGCCGATGGTGAGGAAGTACTAA
- a CDS encoding S9 family peptidase has product MPSFESVSFSGVNGTTLSGTLDVPDGGARAWAVFCHGFTLGKNSAAASRISKALAGHGIGVLRYDAAGLGSSTGRWEDGSFSTKVADVLSACGFMADSGRPVSLLVGHSLGGAAVLAAASRVPGLDAVVTIAAPFRPSHVVHLFESELDRIHEQGSAAVDLGGGELEIRRHLIEDLRGHDLTDSIKELHLPLLVMHSPTDNTVGIDNASEIFRTARHPRNFISLEGSDHLMVDRAQTARAAAIIAAWAGTYLDLGRES; this is encoded by the coding sequence ATGCCTTCGTTTGAATCTGTGTCCTTTTCCGGCGTCAACGGGACCACCCTCTCCGGAACCCTTGATGTCCCCGACGGCGGAGCCCGCGCCTGGGCGGTCTTCTGCCATGGCTTCACGCTGGGAAAGAACAGCGCCGCGGCCTCCCGGATCTCCAAGGCCCTGGCCGGCCACGGCATCGGAGTGCTCCGCTACGACGCCGCGGGGCTGGGCAGCTCCACCGGCAGGTGGGAAGACGGCAGCTTCAGTACCAAGGTGGCAGATGTGCTCAGTGCCTGCGGCTTCATGGCGGACAGCGGACGCCCGGTCTCCCTGCTGGTCGGACATTCGCTCGGCGGCGCCGCCGTCCTGGCGGCCGCTTCACGGGTTCCCGGACTGGACGCCGTCGTCACCATCGCCGCGCCCTTCCGTCCCTCACATGTAGTCCACCTCTTCGAATCAGAGTTGGACCGGATCCACGAACAGGGATCGGCAGCTGTGGATCTGGGCGGCGGGGAACTGGAAATCCGCCGGCACCTGATTGAGGACCTGCGGGGTCATGACCTCACGGACAGCATCAAGGAGCTGCACCTGCCCCTGCTGGTGATGCACTCCCCCACCGACAACACCGTGGGCATAGACAACGCGAGCGAGATCTTCCGGACGGCGCGGCATCCCCGGAATTTCATTTCGCTGGAAGGCAGCGACCACCTGATGGTGGACCGGGCCCAGACAGCACGTGCCGCGGCAATCATCGCCGCATGGGCCGGCACCTATCTGGATCTGGGCAGGGAGTCCTAG
- a CDS encoding 2'-5' RNA ligase family protein, with translation MRISESYDQAMAAGSMNGSHAPACDARCVGIVIAVPEPMASELKAARASFGDPMAALIPAHITLVTTTETDDWEATLQHVRKVAAAQEPFRVTLEGTATFRPVSPVVFLNVDEGFDECTALHKELQSGPLARDLAFPFHPHVTVAHDVSEQSMDEAVRRLDSYSAGFTVDCVGLYEHDATGLWKLQEHVRLGSGKQPD, from the coding sequence ATGAGAATCTCCGAATCCTACGACCAGGCCATGGCAGCAGGCAGCATGAACGGCAGCCACGCTCCTGCGTGCGATGCGCGCTGCGTGGGGATAGTGATTGCGGTTCCGGAGCCGATGGCGAGCGAGCTGAAGGCGGCACGGGCATCCTTCGGAGATCCCATGGCGGCGCTGATCCCTGCCCACATCACCTTGGTCACGACCACGGAAACGGACGACTGGGAAGCGACGTTGCAGCATGTGCGCAAAGTTGCCGCGGCGCAGGAACCGTTCCGGGTGACGCTGGAGGGGACCGCCACGTTCCGGCCGGTATCGCCGGTGGTCTTCCTGAACGTCGACGAGGGCTTCGATGAGTGCACGGCACTGCATAAGGAGCTCCAGAGCGGCCCGCTGGCCCGGGACCTGGCGTTCCCGTTCCACCCGCACGTTACGGTGGCGCACGATGTCAGCGAGCAGAGCATGGACGAAGCCGTTCGCCGGCTGGACAGCTATTCAGCAGGCTTTACGGTGGACTGCGTGGGCCTTTACGAGCACGATGCCACCGGCCTGTGGAAGCTGCAGGAGCACGTCCGGCTCGGATCCGGGAAGCAGCCGGACTAG
- the trpS gene encoding tryptophan--tRNA ligase: MTSESSSSRRRILSGMQPSADSLHLGNYLGALVNWVRLQDEYDAYFFIPDLHAITVPQDPEDLRKRTRVTAAQYIAGGVDVDKATLFVQSQVPEHAQLAWVLNCLTGFGEASRMTQFKDKQQRFGSDSASVGLFTYPILQVADILLYQPHGVPVGEDQRQHVELSRDLAKRFNTRFGETFVVPEVFIQKAAAKIYDLQNPSAKMSKSAASPAGLINLLDEDKVIAKRIKSAVTDDGSEIRFDRDAKPGVSNLLSIYSLISGRSVETLEKEYEGKMYGHLKVDLAEVVTEHIRPIRERALHLLDDPAELDRLLAVGAAKARESASVTLADVYNKVGFLPLGSVTA; encoded by the coding sequence ATGACATCTGAGTCTTCCAGCAGCCGCCGGCGCATCCTCTCGGGTATGCAGCCGTCCGCCGATTCCCTGCATCTGGGCAACTACCTCGGCGCCTTGGTGAACTGGGTGAGGCTCCAGGACGAATACGACGCCTACTTCTTCATCCCGGACCTGCACGCCATCACGGTGCCGCAGGATCCCGAGGACCTGCGCAAGCGCACCCGCGTCACCGCTGCCCAGTACATCGCGGGCGGCGTCGACGTCGACAAGGCCACCCTGTTCGTGCAGTCCCAGGTGCCCGAGCACGCCCAGCTGGCCTGGGTGCTGAACTGCCTCACCGGATTCGGTGAGGCCTCCCGCATGACGCAGTTCAAGGACAAGCAGCAGCGCTTCGGGTCGGATTCGGCCAGCGTCGGACTGTTCACCTACCCGATCCTGCAGGTGGCCGACATTCTGCTCTACCAGCCGCACGGCGTGCCGGTGGGCGAAGACCAGCGGCAGCACGTGGAGCTGAGCCGGGACCTCGCCAAGCGGTTCAATACCCGCTTCGGCGAGACCTTCGTGGTGCCCGAGGTCTTTATCCAAAAAGCAGCAGCCAAGATTTACGACCTGCAGAACCCTTCGGCGAAGATGTCCAAGTCAGCCGCGTCGCCGGCAGGCCTGATCAACCTCCTCGATGAGGACAAGGTCATAGCCAAGCGGATCAAGTCGGCCGTGACCGACGACGGCAGCGAGATCCGTTTCGACCGCGACGCCAAGCCCGGGGTTTCGAACCTGTTGTCCATCTACTCCCTGATCAGCGGACGCAGCGTGGAAACACTGGAGAAGGAGTACGAGGGGAAGATGTACGGACACCTGAAGGTGGACCTTGCGGAGGTCGTCACCGAACACATCCGGCCCATCCGTGAACGTGCACTGCACCTGCTGGACGATCCGGCCGAGCTGGACCGCCTGCTCGCAGTGGGTGCTGCCAAGGCGCGGGAGTCGGCGTCGGTGACGCTCGCGGACGTGTACAACAAGGTCGGCTTCCTGCCGCTGGGCAGCGTTACCGCGTAA